TAAGCTGACTGTTCATGAAAACCTTATGCTCGGTGGCAGTGTCGTCAAAAACAGCAAAAATACAAATGAAATGCTTGAAGAAGTGTTCGATATTTTCCCGCGGCTGAAAGAGCGCGAAAAACAAATGGCCGGAACGCTATCAGGCGGAGAACAGCAGATGCTCGCCGTCGGCCGTGCTTTAATGACGCGCGGCCGGGTGATGCTTATGGATGAGCCTTCTATGGGCTTGGCGCCCATTCTTGTTGAAGGCATATTCAAGGTCATTGAGAGAATCAATAAAGCGGGTACGAGCATTCTACTTATTGAACAGAACGCTTTTTTGGCCCTCAGCATCGCCAATCGAGCATACGTTCTTGAGACTGGACATATTACTATTGAGGGTGAAGGCCACGCCTTGTTAAGAGATGATCGAGTCAAAGCCGCTTATCTAGGCGCGTAAAAATATTTAATGGGAGGTTGCCAAAATGCAGCTATCGTACATTGCGAGAAACACAAGAGCGTCTGTCATTCGGGCGATGTTCAACGAGGCGTTGAAGATCGAAGACCGAGTGAGTTTTACCGTCGGTGAACCAGATTTCACTACACCAAAGCCCATCATTGACGAAGCCGTTGATGCATGGCGCAGAGGATTGACCCATTACACGCCGAATCGCGGTATTCCTGAGTTATGTGATGCCATTTCTACATTCCATGCTGACAATCTGAAACCCGATCCGAATGAACAAGTTTTGTGTACATGTGGTGCAATGGAGGCACTTCAGCTGGCCCTTATTACACTGGTTGATCCGGGTGATGAAGTTGTCTTGGTCACACCAGCGTGGTCCAACTATTTTGGCCATATTGCCATGGTTGGCGGTGTCTGCAAAGAGATATGGGCGAAAGAAGAAAATGAATTTGTACCAATGCTTGATGATTTTAAGCAAGTGATTACAGAAAAAACAAAACTGATCATCCTCAACTCTCCGTCAAATCCAACAGGTGCCGTTTTCGATGAAGATACGTTGCGCGGCGTAGCAGAATTGGCCGTTGAGCATGATCTATTTGTAATCTCGGACGAGATTTACTCCAAAATTATTTACGATGGTCGCCGTTGTCCTAGCATAACGGAGTTTCCCGGAATAGCGGAACGAACAGTTTACATTAGCGGATTTAGCAAAATGTTTGCCATGACTGGATGGCGTTTAGGTTACGCCATAAGCACGCCGGAAATTATATCGGCGATGACAAAATTGCATGAAAACAGTGCAAGCTGTTTGCCCGAACCGACACAATTGGCGGCAGTTCGAGCACTTGAATCATGTTGGGATGAAGTCGAGATGATGCGTCAATCCTATGAACGCCGCCGCGATTTGATCTGCAAGTTACTAAACGACATTGAGGGTAT
The genomic region above belongs to Candidatus Hydrogenedentota bacterium and contains:
- a CDS encoding ABC transporter ATP-binding protein; this encodes MRMLDVKDLYVSYGAIQAVKGVSFHLEEGEIVALIGSNGAGKTTILRTISGLEKAKAGTILLEDKEITHMKPHDIVKRGIAHVPEGRRVFAKLTVHENLMLGGSVVKNSKNTNEMLEEVFDIFPRLKEREKQMAGTLSGGEQQMLAVGRALMTRGRVMLMDEPSMGLAPILVEGIFKVIERINKAGTSILLIEQNAFLALSIANRAYVLETGHITIEGEGHALLRDDRVKAAYLGA
- a CDS encoding pyridoxal phosphate-dependent aminotransferase codes for the protein MQLSYIARNTRASVIRAMFNEALKIEDRVSFTVGEPDFTTPKPIIDEAVDAWRRGLTHYTPNRGIPELCDAISTFHADNLKPDPNEQVLCTCGAMEALQLALITLVDPGDEVVLVTPAWSNYFGHIAMVGGVCKEIWAKEENEFVPMLDDFKQVITEKTKLIILNSPSNPTGAVFDEDTLRGVAELAVEHDLFVISDEIYSKIIYDGRRCPSITEFPGIAERTVYISGFSKMFAMTGWRLGYAISTPEIISAMTKLHENSASCLPEPTQLAAVRALESCWDEVEMMRQSYERRRDLICKLLNDIEGISVRVPKGAFYAFVNIKSAGMNSVDFCMDLLKKTGVVTVPGTGFGDAGEGYMRLTYATSDENIIEGMKRLKQYMQAR